The following are from one region of the Glycine max cultivar Williams 82 unplaced genomic scaffold, Glycine_max_v4.0 scaffold_164, whole genome shotgun sequence genome:
- the LOC106797942 gene encoding receptor-like protein EIX2: MIDLSSNKLSGAIPSEISKLSALRFLNLSRNHLSGGIPNDMGKMKLLESLDLSLNNISGQIPQSLSDLSFLSVLNLSYNNLSGRIPTSTQLQSFEELSYTGNPELCGPPVTKNCTDKEELTETASVGHGDGNFFGTSEFYIGMGVGFAAGFWGFCSVVFFNRTWRRAYFHYLDHLRDLIYVIIVLKVRRLLGKL, encoded by the coding sequence ATGATTGATCTTTCAAGTAATAAGCTGTCTGGAGCAATTCCATCTGAAATTTCCAAGCTATCTGCTTTGCGGTTTTTGAACTTGTCTAGAAATCATCTGTCTGGAGGGATACCAAATGACatgggaaaaatgaaattgttaGAATCCCTTGATCTCTCACTAAACAACATTTCAGGTCAAATCCCTCAAAGCTTATCTGATTTGTCCTTCCTCAGTGTCCTGAATCTATCATACAACAACTTATCAGGCAGAATTCCCACGAGCACCCAACTTCAGAGCTTTGAAGAACTTAGCTACACTGGAAATCCTGAGCTTTGTGGTCCTCCTGTAACAAAAAATTGCACAgacaaggaagagttgacagAGACTGCTTCTGTTGGACACGGTGATGGTAATTTCTTTGGAACATCAGAGTTTTATATCGGTATGGGAGTTGGATTTGCAGCAGGATTTTGGGGTTTTTGCAGTGTTGTTTTCTTCAACAGAACTTGGAGGCGTGCTTATTTTCATTATCTTGACCACTTGAGAGATCTGATTTATGTGATAATAGTTTTGAAGGTAAGAAGGTTACTTGGGAAATTGTGA